Proteins from a genomic interval of Neodiprion lecontei isolate iyNeoLeco1 chromosome 2, iyNeoLeco1.1, whole genome shotgun sequence:
- the LOC107225553 gene encoding glutamyl-tRNA(Gln) amidotransferase subunit A, mitochondrial, which produces MNKILSRPIKQVSNKLNAGELKPSEICRAAVKLANASKPLNAYICVTGGSAELQAQESDARYAESQPLGTLDGIPIAIKDNFCTSGTATTCASLMLANFVPEYDATVYSRLKNVGAVLIGKTNLDQFAMGSGTIDSYFGPTKNLWKSTFMNNYFCHPSSESETSNKETSDVPDNWHIAGGSSGGSAIAVATGSCYAALGSDTGGSTRNPASYCGLVGLKPTYGLVSRHGLIPLVNSMDVPGIITRKIDDAVLVLNAIAGPDDFDSTMLKKEFTPIELPECPSVDGLRIGIPKQYKPPGLNVEVEKCLLDVSKHLEEGGAKIVPVSMPHTEHSIVCYSVLNQCEVASNMARYDGIEFGLRVDQNESTEQLYAETRCKGFNEVVRSRILTGNYFLLAENYENYFVRAMKVRRLIYEDFEKVWNSDIDLLLTPTTLTDAPRYREFISMDNQTQCSIQDVCTQPANMAGVPAVSFPVRLSSNGLPLSLQLMAPVLHEQQMLTTAKWIEQVLQFPEIVLKDSSLLM; this is translated from the coding sequence ATGAATAAGATACTGTCACGACCGATAAAACAAGTGAGTAACAAACTGAATGCCGGCGAATTGAAGCCATCCGAGATTTGCAGAGCCGCGGTGAAGCTGGCAAATGCGTCAAAGCCGCTAAACGCGTATATTTGTGTGACCGGAGGATCGGCAGAGTTGCAGGCACAGGAATCAGATGCTAGATACGCCGAAAGTCAGCCTCTAGGAACCCTCGATGGAATTCCAATAGCGATCAAGGATAACTTTTGTACAAGTGGCACAGCAACGACCTGCGCATCTTTGATGCTGGCTAATTTTGTTCCTGAATATGACGCTACGGTATATAGCCGTTTAAAGAATGTTGGAGCAGTTTTGATCGGTAAGACTAATCTCGATCAGTTCGCCATGGGCTCAGGGACAATAGACTCGTATTTTGGGCCGACAAAAAATTTGTGGAAATCGACCTTTATGAACAATTACTTTTGTCACCCTTCCTCCGAGTCAGAAACAAGCAACAAGGAAACCAGCGATGTTCCAGACAATTGGCACATCGCTGGGGGGAGTAGCGGAGGTTCAGCCATCGCCGTTGCCACAGGGTCCTGTTACGCCGCTCTAGGTTCAGACACTGGAGGCTCGACTCGAAATCCAGCATCCTACTGTGGGCTTGTTGGCCTCAAACCAACCTATGGCTTGGTGTCTCGTCACGGTTTGATTCCACTTGTGAATTCGATGGATGTGCCTGGAATAATTACTAGAAAAATAGATGACGCGGTTCTGGTGCTGAACGCCATTGCTGGGCCCGACGATTTTGACTCGACGATGCTAAAGAAGGAATTCACCCCAATCGAATTGCCGGAATGTCCAAGCGTAGACGGCCTGAGGATAGGAATCCCAAAGCAGTACAAGCCACCAGGGCTGAACGTGGAAGTTGAAAAATGCTTGCTAGATGTATCTAAGCACTTGGAAGAAGGGGGAGCAAAAATAGTTCCTGTATCTATGCCCCACACGGAGCACTCTATTGTTTGTTACTCAGTTCTAAATCAATGCGAGGTTGCGAGCAACATGGCTCGTTACGATGGAATTGAATTCGGACTTAGGGTAGACCAGAACGAGTCTACGGAGCAACTTTATGCCGAGACGAGGTGCAAAGGGTTTAACGAAGTAGTGAGGAGCAGGATTTTGACGGGAAATTACTTCTTATTGGCTGAAAATTACGAAAACTATTTTGTCAGGGCCATGAAAGTGCGCAGGTTGATTTACGAGGACTTTGAAAAAGTCTGGAACTCTGATATCGACTTGCTGCTCACTCCCACTACACTTACCGATGCCCCAAGGTATCGGGAATTCATCTCCATGGATAATCAAACTCAGTGCTCGATCCAGGATGTCTGCACGCAACCTGCAAACATGGCAGGAGTTCCCGCTGTCAGTTTTCCTGTAAGGCTGTCTAGCAACGGGCTTCCCCTTTCTTTGCAACTTATGGCTCCAGTTCTTCACGAACAACAGATGCTCACTACTGCCAAGTGGATCGAACAAGTTCTACAGTTTCCAGAAATTGTATTAAAAGATTCAAGCTTActgatgtaa
- the LOC107225565 gene encoding NCK-interacting protein with SH3 domain isoform X5 produces MMGDNYIRLENYEMLKALYEFKATFAKTLSFRENEHFILYQTNTKQRNWWQVVNSLGQLGYIPSNYVTTVKVEPQFLIDYLRKCIEKLQTEIQQQGSSVQADKQDLLMRLVEKERQAELGRKVKKQAPMPPVFSTSTLGRDTTNQTVYTNPDGDARSAPSNTSYATAQSTLHYDADPADAQLIAQCRRTTVNDQRRQLPRQSISDTIHTSQSEPIQMKRSPSQSALNTVGNSSPIKSSSSTSCEINSKAAYQLLDQVRRNTQLSHEMSKVAVAVVVSGLQELLPASISHYFAAVLNQLQVPLIASKMSIEETHDANRLKVIFTELTSCKEDSQQRSWMLYEDEPIIVEYIKELTSILTNADANVSRHALRSDQYNGVTTLIQYYQMEPRWTIRQLLLQSFGVMCSLDAVVLTIMLNSVLPMELASDMRTYPRNVPRLNYSSLLLTMIFSMGEPMPVTHLGVKKRRQYLELCRRVLRTESYNEHRHRCEDVLKCFTRIFCEELPESKSDQKLVREISNEFPHLFKM; encoded by the exons ATGATGGGTGACAACTACATCAGGTTAG AAAACTATGAGATGCTAAAAGCACTGTACGAATTCAAGGCAACCTTTGCTAAAACTCTAAGCTTTCGAGAAAACGAACATTTTATACTGTatcaaacaaatacaaaacaGAGAAATTGGTGGCAGGTTGTGAACAGCTTGGGGCAGCTTGGCTATATACCATCTAACTATGTTACTACGGTCAAG GTCGAGCCTCAATTTTTGATTGATTACCTGAGGAAATGCATAGAGAAATTGCAAACCGAAATTCAACAGCAAGGCAGCTCCGTTCAAGCTGATAAGCAGGATCTTCTAATGAGGCTTGTGGAAAAGGAGAGACAAGCAGAGCTTGgcagaaaagtaaaaaagcaAGCACCTATGCCTCCAGTTTTTTCGACTTCCACCTTAGGAAGAGATACAACTAATCAAACAGTCTATACTAATCCGGATGGCGATGCTCGATCTGCTCCTAGCAATACGTCCTATGCCACTGCTCAATCTACACTTCATTACGATGCCGATCCTGCAGACGCCCAACTAATTGCACAATGCAGGCGGACGACTGTAAACGATCAGCGCAGACAGCTACCTAGACAATCTATATCTGATACAATTCACACTAGCCAATCTGAACCaattcaaatgaaaagaaGTCCTTCTCAAAGTGCATTGAACACTGTAGGAAATTCCTCACCAATAAAAAGCAGCTCCTCAACTTCATGTGAGATTAATTCAAAAGCTGCTTATCAGCTACTCGATCAAGTGAGACGAAATACACAACTTAGTCACGAAATGTCGAAAGTTGCAGTTGCTGTGGTTGTTTCTGGTCTGCAGGAACTTTTACCAGCTAGTATAAGTCATTATTTTGCTGCAGTGTTGAACCAGCTTCAAGTGCCATTGATTGCTTCAAAAATGAGTATTGAAGAAACACACGATGCCAATAGGCTCAAAGTTATTTTTACAGAGCTTACTTCTTGCAAGGAGGATTCTCAGCAGAGAAGTTGGATGTTGTATGAAGATGAACCTATTATTGTCGAATACATCAAAGAGCTCACATCCATTCTG ACAAATGCAGATGCAAATGTTTCACGACATGCATTAAGATCGGACCAATATAATGGCGTAACGACATTAATACAATACTACCAAATGGAACCCAGATGGACTATTAGGCAACTGCTTCTGCAATCATTTGGTGTTATGTGCAGTTTGGATGCAGTAGTTCTCACCATCATGTTGAACAGTGTTCTGCCAATGGAATTAGCAAG tgaCATGAGAACGTACCCAAGGAATGTGCCAAGGCTGAATTATTCTTCGCTGTTGCTTACTATGATCTTCTCAATGGGTGAACCAATGCCCGTCACTCATTTGG GAGTGAAG AAACGCAGACAGTATTTGGAGCTGTGTCGGAGAGTGTTGAGAACTGAAAGCTACAATGAACATCGTCACAGGTGTGAAGACGTGTTGAAATGTTTCACAAG GATATTTTGCGAAGAATTGCCTGAGAGTAAATCTGATCAAAAATTGGTGCGTGAAATCAGTAACGAATTTCCACATCTATTCAAGATGTGA
- the LOC107225565 gene encoding NCK-interacting protein with SH3 domain isoform X3: MRLVEKERQAELGRKVKKQAPMPPVFSTSTLGRDTTNQTVYTNPDGDARSAPSNTSYATAQSTLHYDADPADAQLIAQCRRTTVNDQRRQLPRQSISDTIHTSQSEPIQMKRSPSQSALNTVGNSSPIKSSSSTSCEINSKAAYQLLDQVRRNTQLSHEMSKVAVAVVVSGLQELLPASISHYFAAVLNQLQVPLIASKMSIEETHDANRLKVIFTELTSCKEDSQQRSWMLYEDEPIIVEYIKELTSILTNADANVSRHALRSDQYNGVTTLIQYYQMEPRWTIRQLLLQSFGVMCSLDAVVLTIMLNSVLPMELASDMRTYPRNVPRLNYSSLLLTMIFSMGEPMPVTHLEQLGTDFISFLLELIENPPDTDMDDQIPDLFLNLVLSYNLQFTTSENMVLNALKLRTVAKTFTEKILLLLNREEDPVRIFDHQPAPPHSVLKLFVDLFSNDVTANLFYTNDIKVLIDIIVRQLFDISPGVKKRRQYLELCRRVLRTESYNEHRHRCEDVLKCFTRIFCEELPESKSDQKLVREISNEFPHLFKM, encoded by the exons ATGAGGCTTGTGGAAAAGGAGAGACAAGCAGAGCTTGgcagaaaagtaaaaaagcaAGCACCTATGCCTCCAGTTTTTTCGACTTCCACCTTAGGAAGAGATACAACTAATCAAACAGTCTATACTAATCCGGATGGCGATGCTCGATCTGCTCCTAGCAATACGTCCTATGCCACTGCTCAATCTACACTTCATTACGATGCCGATCCTGCAGACGCCCAACTAATTGCACAATGCAGGCGGACGACTGTAAACGATCAGCGCAGACAGCTACCTAGACAATCTATATCTGATACAATTCACACTAGCCAATCTGAACCaattcaaatgaaaagaaGTCCTTCTCAAAGTGCATTGAACACTGTAGGAAATTCCTCACCAATAAAAAGCAGCTCCTCAACTTCATGTGAGATTAATTCAAAAGCTGCTTATCAGCTACTCGATCAAGTGAGACGAAATACACAACTTAGTCACGAAATGTCGAAAGTTGCAGTTGCTGTGGTTGTTTCTGGTCTGCAGGAACTTTTACCAGCTAGTATAAGTCATTATTTTGCTGCAGTGTTGAACCAGCTTCAAGTGCCATTGATTGCTTCAAAAATGAGTATTGAAGAAACACACGATGCCAATAGGCTCAAAGTTATTTTTACAGAGCTTACTTCTTGCAAGGAGGATTCTCAGCAGAGAAGTTGGATGTTGTATGAAGATGAACCTATTATTGTCGAATACATCAAAGAGCTCACATCCATTCTG ACAAATGCAGATGCAAATGTTTCACGACATGCATTAAGATCGGACCAATATAATGGCGTAACGACATTAATACAATACTACCAAATGGAACCCAGATGGACTATTAGGCAACTGCTTCTGCAATCATTTGGTGTTATGTGCAGTTTGGATGCAGTAGTTCTCACCATCATGTTGAACAGTGTTCTGCCAATGGAATTAGCAAG tgaCATGAGAACGTACCCAAGGAATGTGCCAAGGCTGAATTATTCTTCGCTGTTGCTTACTATGATCTTCTCAATGGGTGAACCAATGCCCGTCACTCATTTGG AGCAGCTGGGAACAGATTTTATATCATTCCTTTTAGAATTGATAGAAAATCCTCCTGATACCGATATGGATGATCAAATACcggatttatttttgaatttggtTCTGTCctataatttgcaattcacCACTTCGGAAAACATGGTATTAAATGCATTAAAACTGCGAACTGTGGCAAAAACATTCACAGAAAAAATTCTACTGCTTCTTAATAGAGAAG AGGATCCGGTACGAATATTTGATCATCAACCTGCTCCTCCACATTCTGTACTCAAATTATTTGTTGATCTCTTCAGTAATGATGTTACTGCAAACTTATTTTACACCAACGATATTAAAGTCTTGATTGACATTATTGTACGGCAGTTGTTTGATATCTCACCAGGAGTGAAG AAACGCAGACAGTATTTGGAGCTGTGTCGGAGAGTGTTGAGAACTGAAAGCTACAATGAACATCGTCACAGGTGTGAAGACGTGTTGAAATGTTTCACAAG GATATTTTGCGAAGAATTGCCTGAGAGTAAATCTGATCAAAAATTGGTGCGTGAAATCAGTAACGAATTTCCACATCTATTCAAGATGTGA
- the LOC107225565 gene encoding NCK-interacting protein with SH3 domain isoform X1, with product MMGDNYIRLENYEMLKALYEFKATFAKTLSFRENEHFILYQTNTKQRNWWQVVNSLGQLGYIPSNYVTTVKVEPQFLIDYLRKCIEKLQTEIQQQGSSVQADKQDLLMRLVEKERQAELGRKVKKQAPMPPVFSTSTLGRDTTNQTVYTNPDGDARSAPSNTSYATAQSTLHYDADPADAQLIAQCRRTTVNDQRRQLPRQSISDTIHTSQSEPIQMKRSPSQSALNTVGNSSPIKSSSSTSCEINSKAAYQLLDQVRRNTQLSHEMSKVAVAVVVSGLQELLPASISHYFAAVLNQLQVPLIASKMSIEETHDANRLKVIFTELTSCKEDSQQRSWMLYEDEPIIVEYIKELTSILTNADANVSRHALRSDQYNGVTTLIQYYQMEPRWTIRQLLLQSFGVMCSLDAVVLTIMLNSVLPMELASDMRTYPRNVPRLNYSSLLLTMIFSMGEPMPVTHLEQLGTDFISFLLELIENPPDTDMDDQIPDLFLNLVLSYNLQFTTSENMVLNALKLRTVAKTFTEKILLLLNREEDPVRIFDHQPAPPHSVLKLFVDLFSNDVTANLFYTNDIKVLIDIIVRQLFDISPGVKKRRQYLELCRRVLRTESYNEHRHRCEDVLKCFTRIFCEELPESKSDQKLVREISNEFPHLFKM from the exons ATGATGGGTGACAACTACATCAGGTTAG AAAACTATGAGATGCTAAAAGCACTGTACGAATTCAAGGCAACCTTTGCTAAAACTCTAAGCTTTCGAGAAAACGAACATTTTATACTGTatcaaacaaatacaaaacaGAGAAATTGGTGGCAGGTTGTGAACAGCTTGGGGCAGCTTGGCTATATACCATCTAACTATGTTACTACGGTCAAG GTCGAGCCTCAATTTTTGATTGATTACCTGAGGAAATGCATAGAGAAATTGCAAACCGAAATTCAACAGCAAGGCAGCTCCGTTCAAGCTGATAAGCAGGATCTTCTAATGAGGCTTGTGGAAAAGGAGAGACAAGCAGAGCTTGgcagaaaagtaaaaaagcaAGCACCTATGCCTCCAGTTTTTTCGACTTCCACCTTAGGAAGAGATACAACTAATCAAACAGTCTATACTAATCCGGATGGCGATGCTCGATCTGCTCCTAGCAATACGTCCTATGCCACTGCTCAATCTACACTTCATTACGATGCCGATCCTGCAGACGCCCAACTAATTGCACAATGCAGGCGGACGACTGTAAACGATCAGCGCAGACAGCTACCTAGACAATCTATATCTGATACAATTCACACTAGCCAATCTGAACCaattcaaatgaaaagaaGTCCTTCTCAAAGTGCATTGAACACTGTAGGAAATTCCTCACCAATAAAAAGCAGCTCCTCAACTTCATGTGAGATTAATTCAAAAGCTGCTTATCAGCTACTCGATCAAGTGAGACGAAATACACAACTTAGTCACGAAATGTCGAAAGTTGCAGTTGCTGTGGTTGTTTCTGGTCTGCAGGAACTTTTACCAGCTAGTATAAGTCATTATTTTGCTGCAGTGTTGAACCAGCTTCAAGTGCCATTGATTGCTTCAAAAATGAGTATTGAAGAAACACACGATGCCAATAGGCTCAAAGTTATTTTTACAGAGCTTACTTCTTGCAAGGAGGATTCTCAGCAGAGAAGTTGGATGTTGTATGAAGATGAACCTATTATTGTCGAATACATCAAAGAGCTCACATCCATTCTG ACAAATGCAGATGCAAATGTTTCACGACATGCATTAAGATCGGACCAATATAATGGCGTAACGACATTAATACAATACTACCAAATGGAACCCAGATGGACTATTAGGCAACTGCTTCTGCAATCATTTGGTGTTATGTGCAGTTTGGATGCAGTAGTTCTCACCATCATGTTGAACAGTGTTCTGCCAATGGAATTAGCAAG tgaCATGAGAACGTACCCAAGGAATGTGCCAAGGCTGAATTATTCTTCGCTGTTGCTTACTATGATCTTCTCAATGGGTGAACCAATGCCCGTCACTCATTTGG AGCAGCTGGGAACAGATTTTATATCATTCCTTTTAGAATTGATAGAAAATCCTCCTGATACCGATATGGATGATCAAATACcggatttatttttgaatttggtTCTGTCctataatttgcaattcacCACTTCGGAAAACATGGTATTAAATGCATTAAAACTGCGAACTGTGGCAAAAACATTCACAGAAAAAATTCTACTGCTTCTTAATAGAGAAG AGGATCCGGTACGAATATTTGATCATCAACCTGCTCCTCCACATTCTGTACTCAAATTATTTGTTGATCTCTTCAGTAATGATGTTACTGCAAACTTATTTTACACCAACGATATTAAAGTCTTGATTGACATTATTGTACGGCAGTTGTTTGATATCTCACCAGGAGTGAAG AAACGCAGACAGTATTTGGAGCTGTGTCGGAGAGTGTTGAGAACTGAAAGCTACAATGAACATCGTCACAGGTGTGAAGACGTGTTGAAATGTTTCACAAG GATATTTTGCGAAGAATTGCCTGAGAGTAAATCTGATCAAAAATTGGTGCGTGAAATCAGTAACGAATTTCCACATCTATTCAAGATGTGA
- the LOC107225565 gene encoding NCK-interacting protein with SH3 domain isoform X2: MLKALYEFKATFAKTLSFRENEHFILYQTNTKQRNWWQVVNSLGQLGYIPSNYVTTVKVEPQFLIDYLRKCIEKLQTEIQQQGSSVQADKQDLLMRLVEKERQAELGRKVKKQAPMPPVFSTSTLGRDTTNQTVYTNPDGDARSAPSNTSYATAQSTLHYDADPADAQLIAQCRRTTVNDQRRQLPRQSISDTIHTSQSEPIQMKRSPSQSALNTVGNSSPIKSSSSTSCEINSKAAYQLLDQVRRNTQLSHEMSKVAVAVVVSGLQELLPASISHYFAAVLNQLQVPLIASKMSIEETHDANRLKVIFTELTSCKEDSQQRSWMLYEDEPIIVEYIKELTSILTNADANVSRHALRSDQYNGVTTLIQYYQMEPRWTIRQLLLQSFGVMCSLDAVVLTIMLNSVLPMELASDMRTYPRNVPRLNYSSLLLTMIFSMGEPMPVTHLEQLGTDFISFLLELIENPPDTDMDDQIPDLFLNLVLSYNLQFTTSENMVLNALKLRTVAKTFTEKILLLLNREEDPVRIFDHQPAPPHSVLKLFVDLFSNDVTANLFYTNDIKVLIDIIVRQLFDISPGVKKRRQYLELCRRVLRTESYNEHRHRCEDVLKCFTRIFCEELPESKSDQKLVREISNEFPHLFKM; encoded by the exons ATGCTAAAAGCACTGTACGAATTCAAGGCAACCTTTGCTAAAACTCTAAGCTTTCGAGAAAACGAACATTTTATACTGTatcaaacaaatacaaaacaGAGAAATTGGTGGCAGGTTGTGAACAGCTTGGGGCAGCTTGGCTATATACCATCTAACTATGTTACTACGGTCAAG GTCGAGCCTCAATTTTTGATTGATTACCTGAGGAAATGCATAGAGAAATTGCAAACCGAAATTCAACAGCAAGGCAGCTCCGTTCAAGCTGATAAGCAGGATCTTCTAATGAGGCTTGTGGAAAAGGAGAGACAAGCAGAGCTTGgcagaaaagtaaaaaagcaAGCACCTATGCCTCCAGTTTTTTCGACTTCCACCTTAGGAAGAGATACAACTAATCAAACAGTCTATACTAATCCGGATGGCGATGCTCGATCTGCTCCTAGCAATACGTCCTATGCCACTGCTCAATCTACACTTCATTACGATGCCGATCCTGCAGACGCCCAACTAATTGCACAATGCAGGCGGACGACTGTAAACGATCAGCGCAGACAGCTACCTAGACAATCTATATCTGATACAATTCACACTAGCCAATCTGAACCaattcaaatgaaaagaaGTCCTTCTCAAAGTGCATTGAACACTGTAGGAAATTCCTCACCAATAAAAAGCAGCTCCTCAACTTCATGTGAGATTAATTCAAAAGCTGCTTATCAGCTACTCGATCAAGTGAGACGAAATACACAACTTAGTCACGAAATGTCGAAAGTTGCAGTTGCTGTGGTTGTTTCTGGTCTGCAGGAACTTTTACCAGCTAGTATAAGTCATTATTTTGCTGCAGTGTTGAACCAGCTTCAAGTGCCATTGATTGCTTCAAAAATGAGTATTGAAGAAACACACGATGCCAATAGGCTCAAAGTTATTTTTACAGAGCTTACTTCTTGCAAGGAGGATTCTCAGCAGAGAAGTTGGATGTTGTATGAAGATGAACCTATTATTGTCGAATACATCAAAGAGCTCACATCCATTCTG ACAAATGCAGATGCAAATGTTTCACGACATGCATTAAGATCGGACCAATATAATGGCGTAACGACATTAATACAATACTACCAAATGGAACCCAGATGGACTATTAGGCAACTGCTTCTGCAATCATTTGGTGTTATGTGCAGTTTGGATGCAGTAGTTCTCACCATCATGTTGAACAGTGTTCTGCCAATGGAATTAGCAAG tgaCATGAGAACGTACCCAAGGAATGTGCCAAGGCTGAATTATTCTTCGCTGTTGCTTACTATGATCTTCTCAATGGGTGAACCAATGCCCGTCACTCATTTGG AGCAGCTGGGAACAGATTTTATATCATTCCTTTTAGAATTGATAGAAAATCCTCCTGATACCGATATGGATGATCAAATACcggatttatttttgaatttggtTCTGTCctataatttgcaattcacCACTTCGGAAAACATGGTATTAAATGCATTAAAACTGCGAACTGTGGCAAAAACATTCACAGAAAAAATTCTACTGCTTCTTAATAGAGAAG AGGATCCGGTACGAATATTTGATCATCAACCTGCTCCTCCACATTCTGTACTCAAATTATTTGTTGATCTCTTCAGTAATGATGTTACTGCAAACTTATTTTACACCAACGATATTAAAGTCTTGATTGACATTATTGTACGGCAGTTGTTTGATATCTCACCAGGAGTGAAG AAACGCAGACAGTATTTGGAGCTGTGTCGGAGAGTGTTGAGAACTGAAAGCTACAATGAACATCGTCACAGGTGTGAAGACGTGTTGAAATGTTTCACAAG GATATTTTGCGAAGAATTGCCTGAGAGTAAATCTGATCAAAAATTGGTGCGTGAAATCAGTAACGAATTTCCACATCTATTCAAGATGTGA
- the LOC107225565 gene encoding NCK-interacting protein with SH3 domain isoform X4 → MMGDNYIRLENYEMLKALYEFKATFAKTLSFRENEHFILYQTNTKQRNWWQVVNSLGQLGYIPSNYVTTVKVEPQFLIDYLRKCIEKLQTEIQQQGSSVQADKQDLLMRLVEKERQAELGRKVKKQAPMPPVFSTSTLGRDTTNQTVYTNPDGDARSAPSNTSYATAQSTLHYDADPADAQLIAQCRRTTVNDQRRQLPRQSISDTIHTSQSEPIQMKRSPSQSALNTVGNSSPIKSSSSTSCEINSKAAYQLLDQVRRNTQLSHEMSKVAVAVVVSGLQELLPASISHYFAAVLNQLQVPLIASKMSIEETHDANRLKVIFTELTSCKEDSQQRSWMLYEDEPIIVEYIKELTSILTNADANVSRHALRSDQYNGVTTLIQYYQMEPRWTIRQLLLQSFGVMCSLDAVVLTIMLNSVLPMELASDMRTYPRNVPRLNYSSLLLTMIFSMGEPMPVTHLEQLGTDFISFLLELIENPPDTDMDDQIPDLFLNLVLSYNLQFTTSENMVLNALKLRTVAKTFTEKILLLLNREGV, encoded by the exons ATGATGGGTGACAACTACATCAGGTTAG AAAACTATGAGATGCTAAAAGCACTGTACGAATTCAAGGCAACCTTTGCTAAAACTCTAAGCTTTCGAGAAAACGAACATTTTATACTGTatcaaacaaatacaaaacaGAGAAATTGGTGGCAGGTTGTGAACAGCTTGGGGCAGCTTGGCTATATACCATCTAACTATGTTACTACGGTCAAG GTCGAGCCTCAATTTTTGATTGATTACCTGAGGAAATGCATAGAGAAATTGCAAACCGAAATTCAACAGCAAGGCAGCTCCGTTCAAGCTGATAAGCAGGATCTTCTAATGAGGCTTGTGGAAAAGGAGAGACAAGCAGAGCTTGgcagaaaagtaaaaaagcaAGCACCTATGCCTCCAGTTTTTTCGACTTCCACCTTAGGAAGAGATACAACTAATCAAACAGTCTATACTAATCCGGATGGCGATGCTCGATCTGCTCCTAGCAATACGTCCTATGCCACTGCTCAATCTACACTTCATTACGATGCCGATCCTGCAGACGCCCAACTAATTGCACAATGCAGGCGGACGACTGTAAACGATCAGCGCAGACAGCTACCTAGACAATCTATATCTGATACAATTCACACTAGCCAATCTGAACCaattcaaatgaaaagaaGTCCTTCTCAAAGTGCATTGAACACTGTAGGAAATTCCTCACCAATAAAAAGCAGCTCCTCAACTTCATGTGAGATTAATTCAAAAGCTGCTTATCAGCTACTCGATCAAGTGAGACGAAATACACAACTTAGTCACGAAATGTCGAAAGTTGCAGTTGCTGTGGTTGTTTCTGGTCTGCAGGAACTTTTACCAGCTAGTATAAGTCATTATTTTGCTGCAGTGTTGAACCAGCTTCAAGTGCCATTGATTGCTTCAAAAATGAGTATTGAAGAAACACACGATGCCAATAGGCTCAAAGTTATTTTTACAGAGCTTACTTCTTGCAAGGAGGATTCTCAGCAGAGAAGTTGGATGTTGTATGAAGATGAACCTATTATTGTCGAATACATCAAAGAGCTCACATCCATTCTG ACAAATGCAGATGCAAATGTTTCACGACATGCATTAAGATCGGACCAATATAATGGCGTAACGACATTAATACAATACTACCAAATGGAACCCAGATGGACTATTAGGCAACTGCTTCTGCAATCATTTGGTGTTATGTGCAGTTTGGATGCAGTAGTTCTCACCATCATGTTGAACAGTGTTCTGCCAATGGAATTAGCAAG tgaCATGAGAACGTACCCAAGGAATGTGCCAAGGCTGAATTATTCTTCGCTGTTGCTTACTATGATCTTCTCAATGGGTGAACCAATGCCCGTCACTCATTTGG AGCAGCTGGGAACAGATTTTATATCATTCCTTTTAGAATTGATAGAAAATCCTCCTGATACCGATATGGATGATCAAATACcggatttatttttgaatttggtTCTGTCctataatttgcaattcacCACTTCGGAAAACATGGTATTAAATGCATTAAAACTGCGAACTGTGGCAAAAACATTCACAGAAAAAATTCTACTGCTTCTTAATAGAGAAG gtgtatga